One segment of SAR202 cluster bacterium DNA contains the following:
- a CDS encoding ROK family protein: MVDNKYVLGIDIGGTKIRLGIVDFDGNVKWAVSKPNYNFNSMSEWIQYFIDNILTQIPDEYTTSYAKIGIGTAGWIDEESNLIIHSPNTNWKNVDLKSLLEKEINIPITIINDCSAAVIGEHAYGAIKDCTNALGIFIGTGIGGGIILNNNLYQGSQGFAGEIGHTIIVEDGNLCECGRKGCLEAYCGGKAIGKIAKNIASIDKNSVFNLLAAKTNKQISAETVSMAYYENNEEAVDIIKEISNKLAISITNFFNIFDPEAVVIGGGVIDGIPEIVNYIDNYFKDLSITENKHNKIRKGKLNENMVLVGASIVARNLI; encoded by the coding sequence ATTGTGGATAATAAATACGTACTTGGTATAGATATCGGTGGCACCAAAATACGACTAGGCATTGTAGATTTTGATGGCAACGTTAAATGGGCTGTCTCAAAGCCTAATTATAATTTCAATTCAATGTCTGAATGGATTCAATATTTTATTGATAATATCCTTACTCAAATTCCAGATGAATATACAACATCATATGCAAAAATAGGGATTGGTACAGCAGGATGGATAGATGAAGAATCGAACTTAATCATTCATTCCCCAAATACCAATTGGAAAAACGTAGACCTTAAATCATTATTAGAAAAAGAAATAAATATTCCTATAACAATAATAAATGACTGTTCAGCTGCTGTAATAGGAGAGCATGCCTATGGAGCAATTAAGGATTGTACAAATGCATTAGGAATATTTATAGGTACAGGAATTGGTGGTGGTATAATTTTAAACAACAATTTATATCAAGGATCTCAGGGATTTGCCGGAGAAATCGGACACACGATTATTGTTGAAGATGGAAATCTTTGTGAATGTGGTAGAAAAGGTTGTTTAGAGGCCTATTGTGGTGGCAAAGCTATTGGCAAAATAGCAAAAAATATTGCATCCATAGATAAGAATTCAGTATTTAATTTATTAGCGGCAAAAACAAATAAACAAATCAGTGCAGAAACAGTCTCTATGGCATATTATGAAAATAATGAAGAAGCCGTGGATATTATTAAGGAAATTTCAAATAAATTAGCAATATCAATAACTAATTTTTTTAATATATTTGATCCTGAAGCTGTAGTTATTGGTGGAGGAGTCATCGATGGTATACCTGAAATTGTTAACTACATTGACAATTATTTTAAAGACCTATCGATTACTGAGAATAAACATAACAAAATTAGAAAAGGTAAGTTAAACGAAAATATGGTTTTAGTAGGAGCATCTATAGTAGCCAGGAATCTTATATAA
- a CDS encoding multidrug efflux SMR transporter, with protein sequence MAYLYLAIAIVFEVAGTVTLKATEGFSKIIPSLIVIFCYIVSIYLVSLTIKTIPVGIAYAIWTSTGLLFVVLISAVAYRQIPDIPAILGMTFIIMGVSIIQIYSKMINN encoded by the coding sequence ATGGCATATTTATATCTGGCAATAGCTATTGTTTTTGAGGTAGCAGGTACTGTAACACTAAAGGCCACAGAAGGTTTTTCAAAAATCATACCAAGTTTAATTGTAATCTTTTGTTATATTGTTAGTATATATCTAGTATCATTGACAATAAAAACTATACCAGTAGGGATTGCATATGCTATATGGACAAGTACAGGACTTTTGTTTGTAGTTTTAATTAGTGCTGTTGCGTACCGTCAAATTCCTGATATTCCTGCAATTTTAGGTATGACTTTTATAATTATGGGTGTTTCTATAATACAAATTTATTCTAAAATGATTAACAACTAA
- the rpiB gene encoding ribose 5-phosphate isomerase B, which yields MKIALGSDHAGFEIKEEIKSFLTSLNIDFVDLGASEFDALDDYPDFAKNVGYSIRNGEAEKGIIVCGSGVGASITANKIKGVRAGLCHDGYSAHQGVEHDDMNVLCIGSRIIGIELIKEIIISFINAKFSGEERHSRRLQKLLDIEASE from the coding sequence GTGAAAATTGCACTTGGTTCTGATCATGCAGGTTTTGAAATCAAAGAAGAAATTAAATCCTTTTTGACTTCTTTAAATATTGATTTTGTAGATTTAGGAGCTTCTGAATTTGATGCCCTGGATGACTACCCAGATTTTGCTAAAAATGTTGGATACTCCATTAGAAATGGTGAAGCAGAAAAAGGCATTATTGTATGCGGTAGTGGGGTTGGTGCTTCAATAACAGCAAATAAAATTAAAGGAGTTCGCGCCGGACTCTGCCATGATGGATATTCTGCTCATCAAGGTGTAGAACACGACGATATGAATGTCCTATGTATTGGTTCCAGAATTATAGGAATAGAGCTTATAAAAGAAATTATTATTTCTTTTATCAATGCAAAATTTTCTGGTGAAGAACGTCATTCAAGACGTTTGCAAAAATTACTTGATATAGAAGCTTCTGAATAG
- a CDS encoding LLM class flavin-dependent oxidoreductase yields the protein MRSFMKFGFWVLNQWDSTDNMTQRINEGVEQVKHAREAGFDFIGTGQHFLSYPFQMVSTLPYLARLAQESGDMEVVAGVLLLPLLNPLETAEATASLDAMTNGKFIMGVGIGYRDEEFISFNVKPKERIPRLLESLDLIKRLWTQDEIEFDGEFYRVPYSKIATHPISKPHPPIWMAANLDVAVKRAARNGYPWLINPHATTKSLTPQIKMYKDIAMQTNGYVPDLPMLKELYVHKNSSTAYSKAQPFLEPKYAAYASWGQDDVLPNNETFKIPFEELAKDRFMLGNPQEIIEEIQRYEETLGITHMFFRMQWAGLPHSEVLEQIELFRTEIIPHFK from the coding sequence ATGAGGTCGTTTATGAAATTTGGATTCTGGGTCTTAAATCAATGGGACAGCACCGACAATATGACTCAAAGGATTAATGAGGGAGTTGAACAAGTAAAACATGCTAGAGAAGCCGGTTTCGATTTTATTGGTACAGGTCAACATTTTCTTTCATACCCCTTCCAAATGGTCTCTACATTACCCTATCTTGCAAGATTAGCTCAAGAATCCGGAGATATGGAAGTTGTTGCTGGAGTATTATTACTCCCTTTGTTAAATCCTCTTGAGACAGCAGAAGCTACTGCTTCACTAGATGCAATGACAAATGGTAAATTTATTATGGGTGTTGGTATCGGCTACAGAGATGAAGAATTTATTTCATTTAATGTCAAACCTAAAGAAAGAATCCCTAGATTACTAGAATCGCTAGACTTGATTAAGAGACTATGGACCCAAGATGAAATTGAATTTGATGGAGAATTTTATAGAGTTCCATATTCCAAAATTGCTACTCACCCTATTTCTAAGCCCCATCCACCGATTTGGATGGCTGCTAACCTTGATGTCGCTGTTAAAAGAGCTGCTAGAAATGGTTATCCATGGTTAATAAATCCTCATGCAACTACAAAAAGTCTAACACCTCAGATTAAAATGTATAAAGACATTGCTATGCAAACAAATGGTTATGTACCTGACTTGCCAATGTTGAAAGAATTATATGTGCATAAAAATAGTTCTACAGCCTATTCAAAAGCCCAACCCTTCTTAGAACCTAAATATGCCGCTTATGCCTCATGGGGCCAAGATGATGTTTTGCCTAATAACGAAACATTTAAAATACCGTTTGAAGAGCTTGCTAAAGATAGATTCATGTTAGGCAATCCTCAAGAAATCATTGAGGAAATTCAAAGATATGAAGAAACCCTCGGTATAACACATATGTTTTTTCGTATGCAATGGGCCGGATTGCCTCACAGTGAAGTTTTAGAACAGATTGAATTGTTTCGCACAGAGATAATTCCACATTTTAAATAA